In one Cellulomonas sp. JZ18 genomic region, the following are encoded:
- a CDS encoding NAD(P)/FAD-dependent oxidoreductase, with amino-acid sequence MSGTVRVVVVGGGYAGVMAANRLLARRSGGVGVPAPVDVVLVDPAPRFTERIRLHAVAAGARASAGRDWADVLHPRVRRVTARAVRLDTATRHVLLDDGARVPYDHAVLAVGSGARAGALHSVTDTAGAERTRAAIADLAPGEAVTVAGAGPTGLEVACAVAVARPDLSVTVVDPAGPPAGEPAVARRLARLRVDVVAGTVDPTTGAVTAVDGRTRAASPVTVWTVGFTVPGLAADSGLPVAPDGRLLVDETLTVPGHDHLVGAGDAVVVDSPRGAHLRMSCAAAIPLGAHAADTVLARVAGVPPRPLDVGFAALCLDLGAGHGHVRFVGRDDAPRPWAVRGRPAGWVKEGICRATVSWLAAEARRPGRYRTPVPGPAVPGASAPGPSVAADA; translated from the coding sequence ATGTCGGGAACGGTGCGTGTCGTGGTGGTCGGGGGCGGGTACGCCGGGGTGATGGCGGCCAACCGGTTGCTCGCCCGGCGGTCCGGTGGCGTCGGCGTGCCGGCGCCGGTCGACGTCGTGCTCGTCGACCCGGCGCCGCGGTTCACCGAGCGGATCCGGCTGCACGCCGTCGCCGCGGGTGCGCGCGCGTCCGCGGGCCGGGACTGGGCGGACGTGCTGCACCCGCGCGTGCGGCGCGTCACGGCGCGGGCCGTGCGGCTCGACACCGCGACGCGCCACGTGCTGCTCGACGACGGCGCTCGCGTGCCGTACGACCACGCCGTGCTCGCGGTCGGCAGCGGCGCGCGCGCCGGCGCCCTGCACTCGGTCACGGACACGGCGGGCGCGGAACGCACCCGCGCGGCGATCGCGGACCTGGCCCCCGGCGAGGCCGTCACGGTCGCGGGCGCCGGCCCGACGGGTCTGGAGGTGGCGTGCGCCGTCGCCGTGGCCCGGCCGGACCTGTCCGTGACCGTCGTCGACCCGGCCGGCCCGCCCGCCGGTGAGCCGGCGGTCGCGCGTCGGCTCGCGCGGCTGCGCGTGGACGTCGTCGCCGGCACCGTCGACCCCACCACGGGTGCGGTCACGGCCGTCGACGGCCGCACGCGCGCCGCCTCGCCCGTCACCGTGTGGACCGTCGGGTTCACCGTGCCGGGCCTGGCGGCGGACAGCGGGCTGCCCGTCGCGCCCGACGGCCGCCTCCTCGTCGACGAGACGCTCACCGTCCCGGGCCACGACCACCTCGTGGGCGCCGGCGACGCCGTCGTGGTCGACAGCCCCCGCGGCGCGCACCTGCGCATGTCCTGCGCGGCCGCGATCCCGCTCGGCGCGCACGCAGCCGACACCGTCCTCGCACGGGTCGCGGGCGTGCCGCCGCGACCGCTGGACGTCGGCTTCGCCGCGCTGTGCCTCGACCTCGGTGCGGGGCACGGGCACGTGCGGTTCGTGGGACGCGACGACGCCCCCCGGCCCTGGGCGGTCCGCGGCCGGCCCGCGGGCTGGGTGAAGGAGGGCATCTGCCGCGCGACCGTCTCGTGGCTCGCCGCCGAGGCCCGCCGGCCCGGGCGCTACCGCACCCCGGTGCCCGGCCCGGCGGTGCCCGGCGCGTCGGCACCCGGCCCGTCCGTCGCGGCGGACGCGTGA
- a CDS encoding ABC transporter substrate-binding protein: protein MSRPASLRTRLAALVGLGAALALGACSSSGGADAGSDGGSGGDLIRVGFSQLGAESGWRTANTESVKASLTEENGFDLNFVDAQQKQENQIKALRDFVAQDVDVIAFSPVIETGWDEVLQEIKDSGIPVVLVDRTVETSVEDPFVTWIGADFEQEGRTAGEWVAENAPDAKVFELQGTLGSGAQVDREKGFNEVVGDQVIGRASGNFTRAEGRTAVEAALQAYPEMDLIFTHNDDMGLGAIEAIEAAGKVPGQDIQIVSVDGVRDGLQALVDKKFNFVVECNPVFGDQLAELITKVANGEDVPETTIVEDKSFDQTITQAEVDARPY from the coding sequence ATGTCTCGTCCCGCGTCCCTGCGCACCCGCCTCGCCGCCCTCGTCGGCCTCGGCGCGGCGCTCGCCCTCGGTGCCTGCAGCAGCAGCGGTGGGGCCGACGCCGGCTCCGACGGCGGCTCGGGCGGCGACCTCATCCGCGTCGGCTTCTCGCAGCTCGGTGCCGAGAGCGGCTGGCGCACCGCCAACACGGAGTCCGTGAAGGCGAGCCTCACCGAGGAGAACGGCTTCGACCTCAACTTCGTCGACGCCCAGCAGAAGCAGGAGAACCAGATCAAGGCCCTGCGCGACTTCGTCGCCCAGGACGTCGACGTCATCGCGTTCTCCCCGGTCATCGAGACCGGCTGGGACGAGGTCCTGCAGGAGATCAAGGACTCCGGGATCCCCGTCGTCCTGGTCGACCGCACGGTCGAGACGTCGGTGGAGGACCCGTTCGTCACGTGGATCGGCGCCGACTTCGAGCAGGAGGGCCGCACCGCGGGCGAGTGGGTGGCGGAGAACGCCCCCGACGCCAAGGTCTTCGAGCTGCAGGGCACGCTCGGCTCCGGTGCGCAGGTCGACCGCGAGAAGGGGTTCAACGAGGTCGTCGGCGACCAGGTCATCGGCAGGGCGTCCGGCAACTTCACGCGCGCCGAGGGCCGCACGGCCGTCGAGGCGGCACTGCAGGCGTACCCGGAGATGGACCTGATCTTCACGCACAACGACGACATGGGCCTCGGCGCCATCGAGGCCATCGAGGCCGCGGGCAAGGTGCCCGGTCAGGACATCCAGATCGTGTCCGTGGACGGCGTGCGCGACGGCCTGCAGGCGCTCGTCGACAAGAAGTTCAACTTCGTCGTCGAGTGCAACCCGGTGTTCGGGGACCAGCTGGCCGAGCTCATCACCAAGGTCGCGAACGGCGAGGACGTGCCGGAGACGACGATCGTCGAGGACAAGTCCTTCGACCAGACGATCACGCAGGCCGAGGTCGACGCCCGCCCGTACTGA
- the sigJ gene encoding RNA polymerase sigma factor SigJ, which translates to MSAPTDGDALFAAHRATVVAVAYQVLGTRADAEDVAQDTYLRWREVDPATVHDPRAYLATMATRTALNAVRSRARRREEYPGPWLPEPVVADDPLRRLLVREQLTYALSVLLQDVPPEQRAALVLRDVLELPYATVARALDRSEEAVRQLVHRARARVRAAAGGPPRPAEDAAVLEAFVAAVAAGDAQRLVGLLAPDVVLVSDGGGKVSAARRPVHGADDVARFVLGVAAGAEAGLRVELGTVNGGPGVLVHAGARLELTVALGVDVHGRVTGVYLVRNPDKLGSAAGAGGPSRS; encoded by the coding sequence GTGAGCGCCCCGACCGACGGCGACGCGCTGTTCGCCGCGCACCGTGCGACGGTCGTCGCCGTCGCCTACCAGGTGCTCGGAACGCGCGCGGACGCGGAGGACGTCGCGCAGGACACCTACCTGCGCTGGCGGGAGGTGGACCCCGCGACGGTGCACGACCCCCGCGCCTACCTCGCGACCATGGCCACCCGTACCGCGCTGAACGCGGTGCGCTCCCGGGCCCGCCGGCGCGAGGAGTACCCGGGTCCCTGGCTGCCCGAGCCCGTCGTCGCGGACGACCCGCTGCGCCGGCTGCTCGTGCGCGAGCAGCTGACGTACGCGCTGTCGGTGCTGCTGCAGGACGTCCCGCCGGAGCAGCGTGCGGCGCTCGTGCTGCGCGACGTGCTGGAGCTGCCGTACGCCACCGTGGCGCGGGCGCTGGACCGCAGCGAGGAGGCGGTGCGCCAGCTCGTGCACCGGGCCCGCGCCCGCGTCCGGGCCGCGGCCGGCGGTCCCCCGCGGCCCGCCGAGGACGCGGCCGTGCTGGAGGCGTTCGTCGCCGCGGTGGCCGCCGGCGACGCGCAGCGGCTGGTCGGTCTGCTCGCTCCCGACGTCGTGCTCGTCTCCGACGGCGGCGGCAAGGTCTCGGCCGCGCGCCGCCCCGTGCACGGCGCCGACGACGTGGCCCGCTTCGTCCTGGGCGTCGCGGCCGGCGCCGAGGCGGGCCTGCGCGTGGAGCTGGGCACGGTGAACGGCGGTCCGGGCGTGCTCGTCCACGCCGGCGCGCGGCTGGAGCTCACGGTCGCCCTCGGCGTCGACGTGCACGGGCGTGTCACCGGCGTCTACCTCGTGCGCAACCCGGACAAGCTCGGCTCCGCCGCGGGGGCGGGCGGCCCGTCCCGGTCGTGA
- a CDS encoding ABC transporter permease, with protein sequence MTTSTAHVPGGRAGTIWREVTQHGLLWPSVALVVLLLACGVKSPGFLDVTLRDDHLYGQLVDLLRNSATPLLLALGMCLVIATGGIDLSVGAVMAMSLAVSLTYLDGAADPSSPVTVATALALGLGLGAVAGAFNGFMVAALGIQPFIATMILMVAGRGVAMLITEGQITTVTSPPFKSLGSGFVLGVPTPVVIAVAVFVLVTLAVRRTALGMFLESIGINREASRLAGVKARSTTWTVYVIAGLLAGLAGIVYGAPTMAADANNIGLLRELDAIMVVVLGGTRLDGGRFHLGGLVVGALLLSALERAVIIFELPSQTTPLFKAVVLIAVCVAASPYLRGRLRTPRPGARGAQRPVEVAA encoded by the coding sequence ATGACCACGTCCACGGCCCACGTGCCCGGCGGCCGCGCCGGGACGATCTGGCGCGAGGTGACGCAGCACGGGCTGCTGTGGCCGAGCGTCGCGCTCGTCGTCCTGCTGCTCGCGTGCGGCGTCAAGAGCCCCGGCTTCCTCGACGTCACGCTGCGCGACGACCACCTGTACGGCCAGCTCGTCGACCTGCTGCGCAACAGCGCGACGCCGCTGCTGCTGGCGCTCGGCATGTGCCTGGTCATCGCGACGGGCGGCATCGACCTGTCCGTCGGCGCGGTGATGGCGATGTCGCTGGCCGTGTCGCTGACCTACCTCGACGGCGCCGCCGACCCCAGCAGCCCGGTGACCGTCGCGACCGCCCTCGCGCTCGGGCTCGGGCTCGGTGCCGTCGCCGGCGCGTTCAACGGCTTCATGGTCGCGGCGCTGGGGATCCAGCCCTTCATCGCCACCATGATCCTCATGGTGGCCGGGCGGGGCGTCGCGATGCTCATCACGGAGGGGCAGATCACCACGGTCACCAGCCCGCCGTTCAAGTCGCTCGGCTCCGGGTTCGTGCTCGGCGTCCCGACGCCCGTCGTCATCGCCGTCGCGGTGTTCGTCCTCGTGACCCTCGCCGTGCGGCGCACCGCGCTCGGGATGTTCCTCGAGTCGATCGGCATCAACCGCGAGGCCAGCCGCCTCGCGGGCGTCAAGGCTCGGTCGACGACCTGGACCGTGTACGTGATCGCCGGCCTGCTCGCCGGGCTCGCGGGCATCGTCTACGGCGCACCCACGATGGCGGCGGACGCCAACAACATCGGCCTGCTGCGCGAGCTCGACGCGATCATGGTCGTCGTCCTCGGCGGCACGCGGCTCGACGGCGGCCGGTTCCACCTCGGCGGGCTCGTCGTCGGCGCCCTGCTGCTGTCCGCGCTCGAGCGCGCGGTGATCATCTTCGAGCTGCCGAGCCAGACCACGCCGCTGTTCAAGGCGGTCGTGCTCATCGCGGTCTGCGTGGCGGCGTCCCCCTACCTGCGCGGCCGGCTGAGGACACCCCGTCCCGGCGCCCGCGGCGCGCAGCGACCCGTGGAGGTGGCGGCATGA
- a CDS encoding LacI family DNA-binding transcriptional regulator yields the protein MTRKTTSEPVVAPAAVPEHPAPAGRPPAMGDVARLAGVSHQTVSRVLNDHPHVRAETRDRVLSAIQQLGYRRNTVARALVTRRTGAIGVVTEDSPLYGPTMTLIALENAARGQGMYVSVATVTRWDVATVRASLEHYLDQGVDGVVVIASHDEAVRAVRSFPARVPVVMIGPAELDGDVPTVAVNQYAGARLATRHLLDLGHTDVLHVSGPSVWLDARSRARGWHDTMLQAGLHPRDPVPGDWTASTGFRIGKELLERDRAGADRLPTAVFAANDQLALGLLHAFAESGVRVPHDVSVVGYDDVEGAAHFFPPLTTVRPDFVELGRRCLDQLVAAMAGEPAEPVLVRASLTVRASSGRPRT from the coding sequence GTGACGCGCAAGACCACGAGCGAGCCGGTCGTCGCGCCCGCGGCCGTCCCGGAGCACCCGGCCCCGGCGGGGCGCCCGCCGGCGATGGGCGACGTCGCCCGGCTCGCGGGCGTGTCCCACCAGACGGTCTCGCGCGTGCTCAACGACCACCCGCACGTGCGCGCCGAGACCCGTGACCGCGTCCTGTCCGCGATCCAGCAGCTCGGCTACCGCCGCAACACCGTGGCCCGTGCGCTCGTGACGCGGCGCACCGGCGCGATCGGCGTCGTCACCGAGGACTCGCCGCTGTACGGGCCGACGATGACCCTCATCGCGCTCGAGAACGCCGCCCGCGGCCAGGGCATGTACGTGTCGGTCGCGACGGTGACCCGGTGGGACGTCGCCACGGTGCGCGCCTCGCTCGAGCACTACCTGGACCAGGGCGTCGACGGGGTCGTCGTCATCGCCTCGCACGACGAGGCCGTGCGTGCGGTGCGCTCGTTCCCCGCGCGCGTGCCCGTCGTGATGATCGGCCCCGCAGAGCTCGACGGCGACGTCCCGACCGTCGCGGTCAACCAGTACGCGGGCGCGCGGCTGGCGACGCGGCACCTGCTCGACCTCGGCCACACCGACGTGCTGCACGTGAGCGGGCCGTCCGTGTGGCTGGACGCCCGCTCGCGGGCGCGCGGGTGGCACGACACGATGCTGCAGGCGGGTCTGCACCCCCGCGACCCGGTGCCCGGCGACTGGACGGCGTCCACCGGCTTCCGCATCGGCAAGGAGCTGCTCGAGCGGGACCGGGCGGGCGCGGACCGCCTCCCGACGGCCGTCTTCGCCGCGAACGACCAGCTCGCGCTCGGGCTGCTGCACGCGTTCGCCGAGTCGGGCGTCCGCGTGCCGCACGACGTGTCGGTGGTCGGCTACGACGACGTCGAGGGCGCCGCGCACTTCTTCCCGCCGCTGACGACGGTGCGGCCCGACTTCGTCGAGCTGGGACGCCGGTGCCTGGACCAGCTCGTGGCGGCCATGGCGGGCGAGCCCGCGGAGCCCGTGCTCGTGCGTGCGTCGCTCACCGTGCGCGCGAGCAGCGGGCGCCCGCGCACCTGA
- a CDS encoding sugar ABC transporter permease YjfF (membrane component of a putative sugar ABC transporter system) — translation MSTDQLTRPAPRGTGPRASVDRVRGYLGRVDRRFLPVLGTVLTLLIMLGVGQSRYSTDRASFLSMKLLSNLLIDNSYLLVLAVGMTFVILAGGIDLSVGAVVALVGLATAKLFTAGLPLPAVLVVGVLIGTSCGLLIGVMVQVFDIQPFIASLAVMFLARGLANVVSTNSLAIDDPGFSALASWSLKFGEGRGLWRINASILIALAVLLVAVYLLHYTRFGRTVYGLGAGDRGAAVTLMGLKPARTRVWVYVISGTCAGIAGILFALYTKSGFNLTGIGMELDAIAAVVIGGTLLSGGVGFVLGTGAGVLVYGLIQVLIAREGLDSWWTRVFIGGVLLAFVVLQRVIAVRRR, via the coding sequence ATGAGCACCGACCAGCTGACCCGCCCGGCCCCGCGGGGCACGGGTCCGCGCGCGTCCGTCGACCGCGTGCGCGGCTACCTCGGCCGCGTCGACCGCCGCTTCCTGCCCGTGCTCGGCACGGTCCTGACGCTGCTGATCATGCTGGGCGTCGGGCAGAGCCGGTACAGCACCGACCGGGCGTCGTTCCTCAGCATGAAGCTGCTGTCGAACCTGCTCATCGACAACTCGTACCTGCTGGTGCTCGCGGTCGGGATGACGTTCGTCATCCTCGCCGGCGGCATCGACCTGTCCGTCGGCGCGGTCGTCGCGCTCGTCGGCCTGGCGACCGCGAAGCTCTTCACCGCCGGGCTGCCGCTGCCGGCCGTGCTGGTGGTCGGCGTGCTCATCGGCACCTCCTGCGGCCTGCTCATCGGCGTCATGGTGCAGGTGTTCGACATCCAACCCTTCATCGCCTCGCTCGCCGTGATGTTCCTGGCCCGCGGCCTCGCGAACGTCGTCAGCACCAACTCCCTCGCGATCGACGACCCCGGTTTCTCCGCGCTCGCGTCCTGGAGCCTGAAGTTCGGCGAGGGACGCGGCCTCTGGCGCATCAACGCCAGCATCCTCATCGCCCTCGCCGTGCTGCTCGTGGCCGTCTACCTGCTCCACTACACCCGCTTCGGGCGCACCGTGTACGGGCTGGGGGCGGGCGACCGCGGCGCCGCCGTGACGCTCATGGGCCTCAAGCCGGCGCGCACGCGCGTGTGGGTCTACGTCATCAGCGGCACGTGCGCCGGCATCGCCGGGATCCTCTTCGCGCTCTACACGAAGTCCGGGTTCAACCTCACGGGCATCGGCATGGAGCTCGACGCGATCGCCGCCGTCGTCATCGGCGGGACGCTGCTGTCCGGCGGTGTCGGGTTCGTGCTCGGCACCGGGGCGGGCGTGCTCGTGTACGGGCTCATCCAGGTGCTCATCGCGCGCGAGGGCCTCGACTCCTGGTGGACGCGCGTGTTCATCGGCGGCGTGCTGCTCGCGTTCGTCGTGCTGCAGCGCGTGATCGCGGTCCGGCGCCGCTGA